The Xanthomonas fragariae genome has a segment encoding these proteins:
- a CDS encoding LacI family DNA-binding transcriptional regulator — translation MSRPRSEGGSVTIKDVAREAQVSVATVSRTMNGHQHVAEAVRERVLQVARALHYIPHHAARSLSSRRTHTIGVVLPDLHGEFFSELIRGIDQVARDQGYHLLVSSSHGDPQAQRKALERLPGRVDGVVVMSPSLGDCGMHENALPGGLPAVLLNCAGSASQRPVLNVDNYGGARVMTRHLRESGHRRIAFIAGPADNSDAHERLRGYRDELALDADAQPWVLPGNFDEQSGYRAGQALARDAHPDAVFAANDMMALGCLFGLGHAGLKVPHGIALAGFDDVPMARYVLPALTTMRVDIAGLGARAVRLLLGQQLVDAPAPPADAAPPAFSEMVPELIVRASSAPRAAPPT, via the coding sequence ATGAGTCGGCCACGCTCGGAAGGCGGTAGCGTCACCATCAAGGACGTCGCGCGCGAAGCGCAGGTGTCGGTGGCAACGGTCTCGCGCACCATGAACGGGCATCAGCACGTGGCCGAAGCGGTGCGCGAGCGCGTGCTGCAGGTCGCGCGCGCATTGCATTACATCCCGCATCATGCCGCGCGCAGCCTCAGCAGCCGCCGCACCCATACCATCGGTGTGGTGCTGCCGGATCTGCATGGCGAATTCTTTTCCGAGTTGATTCGCGGCATCGACCAGGTTGCGCGCGATCAGGGCTATCACTTGCTGGTGTCCAGCTCGCACGGCGATCCACAGGCGCAGCGCAAGGCGCTGGAGCGTTTGCCTGGGCGCGTGGATGGGGTGGTGGTGATGTCGCCCTCGCTAGGCGATTGCGGCATGCACGAAAACGCGCTGCCCGGCGGCCTGCCGGCGGTGCTGCTTAACTGCGCTGGCAGTGCCAGCCAGCGCCCGGTGCTCAACGTGGACAACTACGGCGGCGCGCGGGTGATGACACGCCATCTGCGCGAAAGCGGCCATCGCCGCATCGCCTTCATCGCCGGGCCGGCCGACAACTCCGATGCGCACGAGCGTCTGCGCGGTTATCGCGACGAGCTGGCGCTGGATGCCGACGCACAGCCGTGGGTGCTGCCGGGCAACTTCGACGAACAATCCGGCTACCGCGCCGGCCAGGCATTGGCTCGCGACGCGCACCCGGACGCGGTGTTCGCCGCCAACGACATGATGGCGCTGGGCTGTTTGTTCGGGCTCGGCCATGCCGGGCTGAAGGTGCCGCACGGCATCGCATTGGCCGGCTTCGACGACGTGCCGATGGCGCGTTACGTGCTGCCCGCGTTGACCACCATGCGGGTGGATATCGCCGGCTTGGGCGCGCGTGCAGTGCGGTTGCTGCTGGGTCAGCAACTGGTCGATGCGCCTGCGCCACCAGCCGATGCCGCACCGCCTGCGTTTTCCGAGATGGTGCCTGAGCTGATCGTGCGCGCGTCCAGTGCGCCGCGTGCTGCGCCTCCGACCTGA
- a CDS encoding TerC family protein, whose translation MQTIGNVWLWGGFAIVVIVALLVDLVLMRHGGAHKVTFKEATWWSIGWVLLALAFNAGLWWYLQSSAGEAVANRIGLEFLTGYLVEKSLAVDNIFVFLMVMTYFGVPEEQRQRVLIIGVLGAIVLRAIMIFAGSVLLTKFHWLLYVFGAFLLLTGIKMWFSAGKEPDLESNPVLRWMRGHLRLSPQYDGHALSVIKDGKRWFTPLFVVLILIAVIDVIFAVDSIPAIFAITTDPFIVLTSNVFAVLGLRAMFFLLAGMADRFHLLPYGLAVILVFIGTKMMIIDIYKIPVLVSLAAVIVILVLTIVLSLLRPPKPARH comes from the coding sequence ATGCAAACCATTGGCAATGTCTGGTTATGGGGCGGGTTCGCGATCGTGGTGATCGTGGCGCTGTTGGTCGATCTGGTGCTGATGCGCCACGGCGGTGCCCACAAGGTCACCTTCAAGGAAGCCACCTGGTGGAGCATCGGCTGGGTGCTGCTGGCGCTGGCCTTCAACGCGGGCCTGTGGTGGTACCTGCAGTCCAGCGCCGGTGAGGCGGTGGCCAATCGCATCGGGCTGGAATTCCTGACCGGCTACCTGGTCGAAAAGTCACTGGCGGTCGACAACATCTTCGTCTTCCTGATGGTCATGACCTACTTCGGCGTGCCCGAAGAACAGCGCCAGCGCGTGCTGATCATCGGCGTACTGGGGGCAATCGTGCTGCGCGCGATCATGATCTTTGCAGGCTCGGTGCTGCTGACCAAGTTCCATTGGCTGCTGTACGTATTCGGCGCCTTCCTCCTACTGACCGGCATCAAGATGTGGTTCTCCGCCGGCAAGGAGCCGGATCTGGAATCCAACCCGGTGCTGCGCTGGATGCGCGGCCATCTGCGCCTGAGCCCGCAGTACGACGGCCATGCGCTGAGCGTGATCAAGGACGGCAAGCGATGGTTTACGCCGTTGTTCGTGGTGCTGATCCTGATTGCGGTGATCGATGTGATCTTCGCGGTGGACAGCATTCCGGCGATCTTCGCGATCACTACCGACCCGTTCATCGTACTGACCTCCAACGTGTTTGCGGTGCTGGGCCTGCGCGCGATGTTCTTCCTGCTGGCCGGCATGGCCGACCGCTTCCACCTGCTGCCGTACGGCCTTGCGGTGATCCTGGTGTTCATCGGCACCAAGATGATGATCATCGACATCTACAAGATCCCGGTGCTGGTCTCGCTGGCGGCGGTGATCGTGATCCTGGTTCTCACCATCGTGCTGAGCCTGCTGCGGCCGCCCAAGCCAGCCCGTCATTGA
- a CDS encoding zinc-binding dehydrogenase, which produces MRAALHAQFGNPAKVLGLGERPTPQPGKGQVRIAMRRSPMHNHDLWTVRGNYGYKPELPAIGGSEAAGVIDALGGDVVGLPVGQRVVAAGVHESWAEYFLASADGVVPLPDALDDDRGCQLIAMPLSALMLIEFLHVEKGDWIVQNTANGAVGKTVAMFAAARGINVINLVRRDAGVDELKVFGIGNGVSTAQGGWQDQVRALAGNAPIVRAIDSVAGKAASDLLGLLAESGELVSFGSMTGEPLEISSGDVIFKQATVRGFWGSKVMQATQAEDKRRMIGELLNAALDGRLALPVEAVFDLEDADKAAAASAEPGRRGKILLRAG; this is translated from the coding sequence ATGCGCGCAGCCCTCCACGCCCAATTCGGCAACCCCGCCAAGGTGCTTGGACTCGGCGAGCGACCCACGCCCCAGCCAGGCAAAGGCCAGGTGCGCATCGCGATGCGACGTTCGCCGATGCACAACCATGACCTGTGGACCGTGCGCGGCAACTACGGCTACAAGCCCGAACTCCCCGCAATCGGCGGCAGCGAGGCAGCTGGCGTGATCGACGCACTCGGCGGAGATGTCGTAGGTCTGCCAGTCGGCCAACGTGTCGTCGCAGCCGGCGTGCATGAAAGCTGGGCGGAATACTTCCTAGCCTCCGCAGACGGCGTCGTCCCGCTGCCCGACGCACTGGACGACGATCGCGGCTGCCAATTGATCGCCATGCCGTTGAGCGCATTGATGCTGATCGAATTCCTGCACGTCGAAAAAGGTGACTGGATCGTGCAAAACACCGCCAATGGCGCCGTCGGCAAAACCGTCGCCATGTTCGCCGCCGCACGCGGTATCAACGTGATCAATCTCGTGCGTCGCGATGCCGGCGTCGATGAATTGAAGGTCTTTGGTATCGGCAATGGGGTCTCCACCGCACAGGGTGGCTGGCAGGACCAGGTGCGCGCGCTGGCCGGCAATGCACCGATCGTGCGCGCGATCGACTCGGTCGCCGGCAAAGCGGCAAGCGATCTATTGGGCCTGCTTGCCGAAAGTGGCGAGTTGGTCTCGTTCGGCTCGATGACCGGCGAACCGTTGGAAATTTCCAGTGGCGATGTGATCTTCAAGCAGGCCACCGTGCGCGGCTTCTGGGGCAGCAAGGTCATGCAGGCCACTCAAGCTGAGGACAAGCGCCGCATGATCGGGGAACTGCTGAACGCCGCGCTCGACGGCAGACTGGCCTTGCCTGTGGAAGCGGTGTTCGATCTGGAAGATGCGGACAAAGCGGCAGCGGCAAGCGCTGAACCCGGGCGTCGCGGCAAGATCCTGCTGCGGGCGGGCTGA
- the pyrF gene encoding orotidine-5'-phosphate decarboxylase yields the protein MSRVPLPLAAHERLIFALDVPSHDEAIAWVDRLGESVSFYKIGMELLASGEYFHVLDALAKRDKRVFVDLKFFDIPATVAGTIRRLAQWPVSYCTIHAWHAGMLQAAVEANHGDMRLLAVTVLTSMGRPDLAAMGIDREPVEVVVERALASQAAGIDGVIASGQEAGPIRRATGRAFSIVCPGIRPGGPVGDDQQRTVGVAQAFNDGADAIVVGRPIRLAADPAAAAAAIQAEIRATTGQHQC from the coding sequence ATGAGCCGCGTACCGTTGCCACTGGCCGCGCACGAGCGGCTGATCTTCGCGTTGGATGTGCCCAGCCATGACGAGGCGATCGCTTGGGTCGACCGCCTGGGCGAGTCGGTGTCGTTCTACAAGATCGGCATGGAGCTATTGGCGTCGGGCGAGTATTTCCACGTGCTCGATGCGCTGGCCAAGCGCGACAAGCGCGTGTTCGTCGACCTGAAGTTCTTCGACATCCCCGCCACCGTGGCCGGCACCATCCGCCGCCTGGCGCAGTGGCCGGTGAGTTATTGCACCATCCACGCCTGGCACGCCGGCATGCTGCAGGCGGCGGTCGAGGCCAATCACGGCGACATGCGTCTGCTGGCGGTCACCGTGCTGACCTCGATGGGCCGGCCTGACTTGGCCGCAATGGGCATCGACCGCGAGCCGGTCGAGGTGGTGGTGGAGCGCGCGCTGGCCTCACAGGCCGCAGGCATCGACGGGGTGATCGCCTCCGGCCAGGAAGCCGGCCCGATCCGCCGCGCCACCGGTCGCGCGTTTTCGATCGTCTGCCCCGGTATCCGCCCCGGCGGCCCGGTCGGCGACGACCAGCAGCGCACTGTCGGTGTGGCGCAGGCCTTCAACGACGGCGCCGACGCCATTGTGGTCGGTCGCCCGATCCGCCTTGCCGCCGATCCGGCAGCGGCGGCGGCGGCGATTCAGGCAGAGATTCGGGCGACGACGGGGCAGCATCAGTGCTGA
- a CDS encoding YdcH family protein, whose amino-acid sequence METLSPAEIVEQIAELRRAHRALDEEIRRVPANMEDELQMKRLKKRKLHIKDCITRLEMELVPDEPA is encoded by the coding sequence GTGGAAACCCTCTCACCCGCCGAGATTGTCGAGCAGATCGCCGAGTTGCGACGCGCCCACCGTGCGTTGGACGAAGAGATCCGGCGCGTGCCCGCGAACATGGAAGACGAGTTGCAGATGAAGCGCTTGAAGAAGCGCAAGCTGCATATCAAGGACTGTATTACGCGGCTGGAGATGGAGCTGGTGCCTGACGAGCCGGCTTGA
- a CDS encoding class I SAM-dependent rRNA methyltransferase, with translation MNPPVPVVRLKNAWRSSHPWIFQKLVEKPAAKPKPGTIVDVVGVDGEWIGRGFYNGHSRIAVRILETDRSVPVDAGWFSRTIAAAVSLRRDWLSLDAVSDAWRVVHSEGDGLSGLVVDRYGDLVVVEFFAAGMFRHREWIYEALREQFPGCRFHSFADEHVQKQESFDFHSNTTTEASVITEYGIKFRADPAGAHKTGFFADQRENRQWLSEQVKDKTVLDLCCNTGGFAMYAAARGASEVLGVDIDEDVIAIAKGNAKLNNVRPKFVQADIFPWLRDASNRGEQFDVVILDPAKMTRDREQVIPALKKYLDMNKLALGVVKPGGLFATFSCTGLVAEQEFLDMLRRASYFSGRTIQILKVAGAGPDHPFMAHVQESRYLKAVFCRVV, from the coding sequence ATGAATCCTCCAGTCCCTGTCGTCCGTCTCAAGAATGCCTGGCGCTCCAGCCACCCGTGGATCTTCCAGAAGCTGGTGGAAAAGCCCGCCGCCAAACCCAAACCCGGCACCATTGTCGATGTGGTCGGCGTGGACGGGGAGTGGATCGGCCGCGGCTTCTATAACGGCCATTCGCGCATTGCTGTGCGCATCCTGGAAACCGATCGATCGGTGCCGGTGGATGCGGGCTGGTTCTCGCGCACGATCGCTGCGGCGGTGAGTCTGCGCCGCGACTGGCTGAGCCTGGATGCGGTGTCCGACGCTTGGCGCGTAGTGCACAGCGAGGGCGACGGCCTGTCCGGCCTGGTAGTGGACCGCTACGGCGATCTGGTGGTGGTGGAGTTCTTTGCCGCCGGCATGTTCCGCCATCGCGAATGGATCTACGAGGCGCTGCGCGAACAGTTTCCGGGCTGCCGCTTCCACAGCTTTGCCGACGAACATGTGCAGAAACAAGAAAGCTTCGATTTCCACAGCAACACCACCACCGAAGCGTCGGTGATCACCGAGTACGGCATCAAGTTCCGTGCCGACCCGGCCGGTGCGCACAAGACCGGGTTCTTCGCCGATCAGCGCGAAAACCGCCAATGGCTGAGCGAGCAGGTCAAGGACAAGACCGTGCTGGACCTGTGTTGCAACACCGGCGGCTTTGCGATGTATGCGGCCGCGCGCGGTGCGTCCGAGGTGCTGGGCGTGGACATCGACGAAGACGTGATCGCCATCGCCAAGGGCAACGCCAAGCTCAACAACGTGCGTCCGAAGTTCGTACAGGCCGACATCTTTCCGTGGCTGCGCGATGCCTCCAATCGCGGTGAGCAGTTCGATGTGGTGATCCTTGACCCGGCCAAGATGACGCGCGACCGCGAGCAGGTGATTCCGGCGCTGAAGAAGTATCTGGACATGAACAAGCTGGCGCTGGGCGTAGTCAAGCCTGGTGGCCTGTTCGCCACTTTCTCGTGCACCGGCCTGGTGGCCGAGCAGGAGTTTTTGGACATGCTGCGGCGCGCGTCGTATTTCTCCGGGCGTACCATTCAGATCCTGAAAGTGGCCGGTGCCGGCCCGGACCATCCGTTCATGGCGCACGTGCAGGAGTCGCGCTATTTGAAGGCCGTGTTCTGCCGCGTCGTCTAA
- the plsB gene encoding glycerol-3-phosphate 1-O-acyltransferase PlsB translates to MTAMPEQNPLPFPNGQPAPPRAGAAANPGATSVALSAAPSALDTPPLTAPVLAAGRNAKRPWWARLLGRLADPWLSLTIEPDQPGRYDDGSPVVYVLEDYGLSNALILDKACREVGLPSPLVPLPGDPLERKRAYLALSRRSSNSLIPEQRGGKTHSDSLAKLLQAHRVRNELDVHLVPVSIFVGRAPDKQSGWFAVLFSENWALVGRFRRLLSVLLNGRTTIVRFAQPISLRQIVAEGLPPERTLRKLQRVLRMHFRRIREAVIGPDLSTRRLLVDQVLAADSVREAITIQAKRDNSKHVDAWRKAHAYAWEIAADYSSPVVRSASFLLTHVWNRIYAGVLVHHLDKLKQAAPGHEVVYVPSHRSHMDYLLLSYLLYERGIVPPHIVAGINLNLPVVGTLLRKGGAFFIRRSIRGNALYSAVLSEYVAQLVAGGYSIEYFVEGGRSRTGRLLQPKGGMIAMTLRAYLRQPRKPVLFQPVYIGYEKLMEGNSYLDELTGRPKKKESIWRLLWSIPKVLKQNYGQVVVNFGEPIALNDVLAKHAPDWDGQPLPDDEKPTWLAPAVDTLSTQIQTRINCAADVNPINLLALALLSTPKHAMGEVDLIAQIELCKKLLAEMPYSDRVTVTPHTPARIITHAEEINVLTRVSHPLGDVLSVSGDTAVLLSYFRNNVLHLFTASSWVACCFQNNRRMSRAGLLRLGRTVYPFLQAELFLPWSEDRFAERIEQTIDMFVREGLLLNVTDDDGGILARNTGQTDEVFRLRAIGHSLQQAFERYYIAISVLVKNGPGMLGASELESLCQQAAQRLSLLYAPAAPEFFDKTLFRSFIQKLRELRLVWPDKNSKLMFDERLDAWAKDAKFILGRELRHTIERVSPEAAKSQEAAKPQD, encoded by the coding sequence ATGACCGCGATGCCAGAACAGAATCCCCTGCCGTTCCCGAACGGCCAGCCCGCCCCGCCCCGCGCTGGCGCAGCCGCCAACCCCGGTGCGACCTCCGTGGCGCTGTCTGCCGCGCCGTCGGCGTTGGACACACCGCCGCTTACTGCGCCGGTGCTGGCGGCCGGCCGCAACGCCAAACGCCCATGGTGGGCGCGCCTGCTCGGCCGCCTGGCCGACCCGTGGCTGAGCCTGACCATCGAACCGGACCAACCCGGCCGCTACGACGACGGTAGCCCGGTGGTGTATGTGCTGGAAGACTACGGCCTGTCCAACGCGCTGATCCTGGACAAAGCCTGCCGTGAGGTCGGCCTGCCGTCACCGCTGGTGCCGTTGCCGGGTGACCCGCTGGAGCGCAAGCGTGCCTACCTGGCCCTGTCACGGCGCAGCAGCAATTCGCTGATTCCCGAACAGCGTGGCGGCAAGACCCACTCCGACTCGCTGGCCAAGCTGCTGCAGGCGCACCGCGTGCGCAACGAACTGGATGTGCATCTGGTACCGGTGTCGATCTTCGTCGGCCGCGCGCCGGACAAGCAGAGCGGCTGGTTTGCGGTGCTGTTCTCGGAAAACTGGGCGCTGGTCGGCCGTTTCCGCCGGCTGTTGTCGGTGCTGCTCAACGGCCGCACCACCATCGTGCGCTTCGCTCAGCCGATCTCGTTGCGTCAGATCGTTGCCGAGGGGTTGCCGCCCGAGCGCACCTTGCGCAAGTTGCAGCGGGTGCTGCGCATGCACTTCCGGCGCATTCGCGAGGCAGTGATCGGCCCGGATCTATCCACCCGTCGGCTGCTGGTGGATCAGGTGCTTGCCGCCGACTCGGTGCGCGAGGCCATCACCATCCAGGCCAAGCGCGACAACAGCAAGCACGTCGATGCCTGGCGCAAGGCGCATGCCTATGCTTGGGAAATCGCCGCCGACTATTCCAGCCCAGTGGTGCGCTCGGCGAGCTTCCTGCTGACCCATGTGTGGAACCGTATCTACGCTGGCGTGCTGGTGCATCACCTGGACAAGCTCAAGCAGGCTGCGCCCGGGCACGAAGTGGTCTATGTGCCCAGTCACCGCAGCCACATGGATTACCTGCTGCTGAGCTACCTGTTGTACGAACGCGGCATCGTGCCGCCGCACATCGTGGCCGGTATCAACCTCAATCTGCCGGTGGTCGGCACGTTGCTGCGTAAGGGCGGTGCATTCTTCATCCGGCGCAGCATCCGCGGCAACGCGCTGTATTCGGCGGTGCTCAGCGAATACGTTGCGCAACTGGTGGCCGGTGGATATTCGATCGAATACTTCGTCGAAGGCGGGCGCTCGCGCACCGGCCGTCTGCTGCAACCCAAGGGCGGCATGATCGCGATGACGCTGCGTGCTTATTTGCGTCAGCCGCGCAAACCGGTGCTGTTCCAGCCGGTGTACATCGGCTACGAGAAGCTAATGGAAGGCAACAGCTACCTCGACGAACTCACCGGCCGCCCGAAAAAAAAAGAATCCATCTGGCGCCTGCTGTGGTCGATTCCCAAGGTGCTTAAGCAGAACTACGGCCAGGTGGTGGTGAACTTCGGCGAGCCGATAGCGCTCAACGATGTGCTGGCCAAGCACGCGCCGGATTGGGACGGCCAACCGCTGCCCGACGATGAAAAACCCACCTGGCTGGCGCCAGCGGTGGACACGTTGTCGACGCAGATCCAGACGCGCATCAACTGTGCCGCCGACGTCAACCCGATCAACCTGCTCGCACTGGCGCTGCTATCCACGCCCAAGCACGCGATGGGCGAGGTCGACCTGATCGCACAGATCGAGTTGTGCAAGAAGCTGCTGGCAGAGATGCCGTATTCGGACCGCGTCACCGTCACCCCGCATACCCCGGCGCGCATCATCACCCACGCCGAAGAGATCAACGTACTTACGCGCGTGTCGCATCCGTTGGGCGATGTGCTGAGCGTCAGCGGCGACACCGCGGTGTTGCTGAGCTACTTCCGCAACAATGTGCTGCACCTGTTCACCGCGTCGTCGTGGGTAGCCTGCTGCTTCCAGAACAACCGTCGCATGAGCCGGGCCGGGTTGCTGCGTTTGGGTCGCACCGTGTACCCGTTCCTGCAGGCGGAGTTGTTTCTGCCGTGGAGCGAAGATCGCTTTGCCGAACGCATCGAACAGACCATCGACATGTTCGTGCGCGAAGGCCTGCTGCTCAACGTCACCGACGACGACGGCGGCATCCTGGCACGCAACACCGGGCAGACCGACGAGGTATTCCGCTTGCGCGCGATCGGCCATTCGTTGCAGCAGGCCTTCGAGCGTTATTACATCGCCATCTCGGTGCTGGTGAAGAACGGTCCTGGCATGCTCGGCGCCAGCGAACTGGAAAGCCTGTGCCAACAGGCCGCGCAGCGTCTGAGCTTGTTGTACGCACCGGCCGCCCCAGAGTTCTTCGACAAGACCTTGTTCCGCAGCTTCATCCAGAAATTGCGCGAGCTGCGTCTGGTGTGGCCCGACAAAAACAGCAAGCTGATGTTTGATGAGCGGCTGGACGCGTGGGCGAAAGATGCCAAGTTCATTCTTGGCCGCGAGCTGCGTCACACCATCGAACGTGTCAGCCCAGAAGCGGCCAAGTCGCAGGAAGCGGCCAAGCCGCAGGATTAG
- a CDS encoding TonB-dependent receptor domain-containing protein encodes MKNRRTVSILPTRSLSCCALAAALFATVPAMAQSSNATLRGQVASAQSGSEVVVTNLATGSMRRAPVNANGNYTIVGLQPGTYKVESNGVSRTVTLSVASSATVDLGTEPAAAPAGDATTLETVTVRAPMIGEVKTSEVGNTITARQIQQLPQATRNFLEFADTVPGMVFQVDGNGNTKLRGGASNASAGNLYIDGVGQKSYVRSGGVAGQSDTQGNPFPQLAIGEYKVITSNYKAEYGQISGAAITAATKSGTNELHGEAFYRYTDQDLRDKRPDEKEGGKIDSQTKEYGFALGGPIIQDRMHFFVAYEGKENLAPKSVQPSAEAGAFIDQLPSDLASQYGPANMPFEEDLFFGKIDFEPTDRDRIELSTIYRDETQTANVGGTNTLAQATDKINQDKRTNLRWQHSADNWFNEVIVGTENSENNPTPRTLGNGIVYTYFQPRSGSTDIDERTLLITGSAGGLNVQRKSQRGWFIQNDLTFTSFQWHGEHTIKMGVSYKDIELTSQDAAAVNPQFSYRVNSGSVEATPYRVDFIAPYTTAGQRATVVSPSRQYGIYLQDDWAATDKLMINIGVRWDYEDTPAYTNFVTSQDFVNALYAEDPDNPGQPWANRLVPSGINVADYISTGNNRNNFKDAWAPRFGFSYDFFGDETTVLHGGAARSYDRNLFEQLALETSKSALSPVAVYFENPVTNTCYRSDRICVAFDPRYLNGIDQLNTIPGVVGSAELFMFNNKLKTPYSDQYSIGITNQVGEWLTDATFQRVLSYDGFAMGLINRYPDGAYFQNGDVPWGEPVPGYQNTIVGTNGLEQRNSQVLLSADKPYTKQSGWGLTLSYTHTSARQNRNIDEPYGFDKATIRDYPFVKSDAVAAHRFVASGSIDGPWDVTFGAKLVLATPEPINTIACFGFTDPDGATCQQVGVTPPGSGKFLIGGDIWGYRTVDFQATKEFTIAGDFKMSARVNLLNAFDFKNYSAYAYNGFGSNGQFDPDIAINTTGEINYVPRTLTFELGAKF; translated from the coding sequence ATGAAGAATCGCCGCACCGTCTCCATCCTGCCGACGCGTAGCCTGTCGTGCTGCGCCCTGGCCGCCGCGTTGTTCGCCACCGTTCCGGCCATGGCCCAGTCCAGCAACGCTACGTTGCGCGGCCAGGTCGCTTCCGCGCAGAGCGGCAGCGAGGTCGTCGTCACCAACCTCGCCACCGGCTCGATGCGACGCGCCCCGGTCAACGCAAACGGCAACTACACCATCGTCGGTTTGCAGCCGGGCACCTACAAGGTCGAATCCAACGGCGTCAGCCGCACGGTGACCCTGTCGGTGGCCTCCAGCGCCACTGTCGATCTCGGCACGGAGCCAGCGGCAGCGCCAGCCGGTGATGCGACTACGCTGGAGACGGTGACGGTCAGAGCGCCGATGATTGGGGAGGTGAAGACGTCGGAAGTGGGTAACACCATTACCGCGCGGCAGATTCAGCAGTTACCACAGGCCACCCGTAACTTTCTGGAATTTGCCGACACCGTGCCGGGCATGGTGTTTCAGGTGGACGGCAACGGCAACACCAAGCTGCGCGGCGGTGCGTCTAACGCCAGCGCCGGCAATTTATACATCGACGGCGTGGGCCAGAAGAGCTATGTGCGCAGCGGCGGCGTTGCCGGTCAGAGCGATACGCAGGGCAATCCGTTCCCGCAGCTAGCCATCGGCGAGTACAAAGTCATCACATCCAACTACAAGGCCGAGTACGGCCAGATCAGTGGCGCGGCGATCACCGCGGCGACCAAATCCGGCACCAACGAGCTGCACGGTGAAGCGTTCTACCGCTACACCGATCAGGATCTGCGCGACAAGCGCCCTGATGAAAAAGAAGGCGGCAAGATCGATTCGCAGACCAAGGAATACGGTTTTGCGTTGGGCGGGCCGATCATCCAGGACCGTATGCACTTCTTCGTCGCCTACGAAGGCAAGGAGAACCTCGCACCCAAGAGCGTGCAGCCAAGTGCGGAGGCAGGCGCGTTCATCGATCAGCTGCCCTCCGATCTGGCCAGCCAGTACGGGCCGGCCAACATGCCGTTCGAAGAAGACCTGTTCTTCGGCAAGATCGATTTCGAACCCACCGACCGCGATCGCATCGAGCTGAGCACGATTTATCGCGACGAAACCCAGACAGCGAATGTCGGCGGCACCAACACGCTTGCGCAGGCCACCGACAAGATCAACCAGGACAAGCGCACCAACCTGCGTTGGCAGCACAGTGCCGACAACTGGTTCAACGAGGTCATCGTCGGTACCGAGAATTCGGAGAACAACCCGACCCCGCGTACGCTCGGCAACGGCATCGTCTATACCTATTTCCAACCGCGTTCCGGCTCCACCGATATCGATGAGCGCACTCTCCTGATCACCGGCTCGGCTGGCGGCCTCAATGTGCAGCGCAAGAGTCAGAGGGGCTGGTTTATCCAGAACGATCTGACCTTCACCAGCTTTCAGTGGCATGGCGAGCACACCATCAAGATGGGTGTCAGCTACAAGGACATCGAGCTGACCTCGCAGGATGCGGCTGCGGTGAATCCGCAATTCAGCTATCGCGTCAACAGTGGCAGCGTGGAAGCCACGCCGTATCGCGTGGACTTCATTGCGCCCTATACCACCGCTGGCCAGCGCGCCACTGTGGTGTCGCCGTCCAGGCAGTACGGAATCTATCTGCAGGACGACTGGGCGGCCACCGACAAGCTTATGATCAACATCGGTGTGCGCTGGGATTACGAAGACACACCGGCCTACACCAACTTCGTCACCTCGCAAGACTTCGTCAACGCGCTGTATGCCGAGGATCCGGACAATCCCGGCCAGCCGTGGGCCAATCGTCTTGTGCCCAGTGGCATCAACGTTGCCGATTACATCAGCACCGGCAATAACCGCAATAATTTCAAGGACGCCTGGGCGCCGCGCTTCGGCTTCTCGTATGACTTCTTCGGCGATGAAACCACAGTGCTGCATGGCGGCGCGGCGCGCTCGTACGATCGCAACCTGTTCGAGCAGTTAGCGTTGGAAACCAGCAAGTCGGCGTTGTCGCCGGTCGCTGTTTACTTCGAAAATCCGGTCACCAACACCTGTTATCGCAGTGACCGCATCTGTGTTGCATTCGACCCGCGCTACCTCAACGGCATCGATCAGCTCAACACCATTCCCGGTGTCGTTGGCAGCGCCGAGTTGTTTATGTTCAACAACAAACTCAAGACGCCGTACAGCGACCAGTACAGCATCGGCATCACCAATCAGGTGGGCGAGTGGTTGACGGATGCGACCTTCCAGCGCGTGCTGAGTTACGACGGTTTTGCGATGGGCTTGATCAATCGTTATCCCGATGGCGCGTACTTCCAGAATGGCGACGTGCCGTGGGGCGAGCCTGTTCCGGGCTACCAGAACACCATTGTGGGCACCAATGGTCTGGAACAGCGCAACAGCCAGGTGCTGCTCTCGGCCGACAAGCCGTATACCAAGCAATCCGGTTGGGGTCTGACGCTGTCCTACACCCATACCAGCGCGCGCCAGAATCGAAACATCGATGAGCCGTACGGCTTCGACAAGGCAACCATCCGCGACTATCCGTTCGTCAAATCCGACGCGGTGGCTGCGCATCGTTTCGTCGCCTCCGGCTCGATCGACGGCCCGTGGGATGTCACCTTCGGTGCCAAGCTGGTGTTGGCCACGCCCGAGCCGATCAACACGATCGCCTGCTTCGGCTTCACCGATCCCGATGGTGCAACCTGCCAGCAAGTGGGCGTCACGCCGCCAGGTAGCGGCAAGTTCCTGATCGGTGGCGATATCTGGGGCTACCGCACGGTGGACTTCCAGGCTACCAAGGAATTCACCATCGCCGGCGACTTCAAGATGTCGGCGCGCGTGAACCTGCTCAACGCTTTCGACTTCAAAAACTACAGCGCTTACGCGTACAACGGCTTCGGCAGCAACGGTCAGTTCGATCCAGACATCGCGATCAACACCACTGGCGAAATCAACTACGTGCCGCGCACACTGACCTTCGAGCTCGGCGCCAAGTTCTGA